From one bacterium genomic stretch:
- a CDS encoding TM0106 family RecB-like putative nuclease — translation MKTVDNKTVYSATDLCDHLECLHLTTLKVRDLTEDLPKDAPDDQSQIIMARGIAHEQRFLDHLHSSGKTIANLKDLPKDDDQRAHATMDAIRSGVDVIYQAYLRDEPFAGYADFLIKSTTPSKLGDFSYEVVDTKLALHAKPLYIIQLSLYTEFLGKVQGAAPKQMHVVLGDNRRESYLPQDFYHYYCQLKSDFLQHITAQPEVYPDPCDHCGVCSFRTLCQTRREKDDHLSQVANIRSSQIRKLATAGVLTLAQLADTKETHIKGVSDNSLDRLKRQAQLQLHKRTTGDDKYILLDPHGDNLGLHTIPEPSEGDLFFDIEGNPLYPEGLEYLFGIYSIEKGIPNFKDIWAHNHPDEKRSFKELISFFIERLDQFPDMHIYHYASYEETAVKRLMSKYGVMEFEVDRLLRGKVFVDLYKVVTHSLQTSEPSYSIKNIETFYMTKRQSEVKTASASIVYYERYIESHDQKWLDDIKSYNLEDCKSLLLLRDWLLKLRLDIVRPAVPAPEPDEPSENRLQQERQIREFELALTSTLPDDESLYTPEQQLDKLIFDLVDFYRREAKPAWWRMFSRQTMTTEEIIDDGDCIGGLEISTEHPPYPDKRSMVYTYKFPEQDFKLKVGEQCKIAANLALAGTIIDIDPDKRLVKLKRVDAGKEPLPTRFDLVPGSPISTDPLRLALWRFVTDYIDAKPAGQRPYPALLDLLQRRVPNITGISHGTPLYDPPSLKPEVCTSLAKRMSDTYLFIQGPPGTGKTYTASRMIVELMKSGKKIGVTANSHKAIHNLLEKIEKHALEIGFNFSGYKKSSRGDDDTAFNGHFIESVPANEDVIANLPGCSLIAGTSWLFANPGLIQQLDYLFIDEAGQLSLAHIISAGISARNLVLIGDQMQLAQPTQGVHPGESGKSVLDYLLQGNHTIPIESGVLLDTTYRMHPRVCSFISDAIYDGRIKSHPKLDQHRIQPSATEKMTLPDAGILCDFVVHIGNGQRSAEEAARIRDYYSRLLKLEFRDSDSTIKKLTEDNILVVSPYNMQVNLLKQQLGPLARVGTVDKFQGQEAEVVLISMSTSSPEEIPRGLNFLYSQNRLNVSLSRAKTLAILVLSPELLSVRCSTIDQMRLVNTLCWVKSYSESLNGKTDRLD, via the coding sequence TTGAAAACTGTCGATAACAAAACCGTCTATTCTGCAACCGATCTCTGCGATCACCTCGAGTGTCTTCATCTGACAACGCTCAAAGTGCGCGACTTGACGGAGGATCTGCCCAAGGACGCCCCCGATGATCAAAGCCAGATCATCATGGCTCGCGGTATCGCACACGAACAGCGCTTTCTCGATCATCTGCACAGCTCGGGCAAGACCATTGCCAATTTGAAAGACTTGCCCAAAGACGACGACCAACGCGCCCACGCTACGATGGATGCCATTCGCTCCGGTGTCGACGTAATCTATCAAGCCTACCTTCGCGATGAGCCCTTTGCCGGTTATGCCGATTTCCTGATCAAATCTACGACTCCATCAAAGCTTGGAGACTTTTCCTACGAAGTCGTCGACACCAAACTGGCGCTTCATGCCAAACCGCTTTACATCATCCAGCTCAGCCTTTACACCGAGTTTCTCGGCAAGGTTCAGGGAGCCGCACCAAAACAGATGCACGTCGTTCTCGGCGACAATCGCCGCGAGTCGTATTTGCCGCAGGATTTCTATCACTATTACTGCCAATTGAAATCAGACTTCCTGCAGCACATCACAGCTCAGCCGGAGGTCTATCCTGACCCTTGCGATCACTGCGGCGTCTGCAGTTTTCGTACCCTGTGTCAAACGCGTCGCGAAAAAGACGACCACCTATCGCAGGTTGCCAATATCCGCTCCAGCCAAATTCGCAAACTCGCTACCGCCGGAGTTTTGACCCTCGCGCAACTCGCAGACACAAAGGAAACTCACATCAAAGGCGTTTCCGACAACTCGCTTGATCGACTAAAACGCCAGGCTCAACTTCAACTGCACAAACGCACAACCGGTGACGACAAATACATCCTGCTTGATCCGCACGGTGATAATCTCGGCCTTCATACAATTCCCGAGCCCAGCGAAGGCGACCTGTTTTTCGATATCGAAGGCAATCCCCTCTATCCTGAAGGTCTGGAATACCTCTTTGGAATCTACAGCATCGAAAAAGGTATCCCCAACTTCAAAGACATCTGGGCGCACAATCATCCCGACGAGAAACGTTCATTCAAAGAGTTAATCAGTTTCTTTATCGAGCGCCTCGACCAGTTTCCCGACATGCACATCTACCACTATGCGTCATACGAAGAGACCGCCGTTAAGCGCCTCATGTCCAAATACGGCGTTATGGAATTCGAGGTTGACCGGCTTCTTCGCGGCAAGGTGTTCGTCGACTTGTACAAAGTCGTCACCCACTCGCTGCAAACTTCGGAGCCGTCATACTCCATCAAGAACATCGAGACTTTCTACATGACCAAGCGCCAAAGTGAAGTCAAAACTGCATCGGCGAGCATCGTCTACTACGAGCGCTACATCGAATCGCACGACCAGAAGTGGCTCGATGACATCAAATCGTACAATCTCGAAGATTGCAAATCACTGCTCCTGTTGCGCGATTGGCTCCTGAAACTTCGTCTTGATATTGTTCGTCCAGCAGTACCCGCACCGGAACCTGACGAACCGAGCGAGAATCGTCTTCAGCAGGAACGACAGATACGTGAGTTTGAACTGGCGCTGACATCGACTTTGCCCGATGACGAATCGCTCTACACCCCGGAACAGCAACTCGACAAACTGATCTTTGACCTTGTCGATTTCTACCGGCGCGAAGCCAAGCCTGCATGGTGGCGCATGTTCTCGCGTCAGACGATGACTACCGAAGAGATCATCGACGACGGCGATTGCATCGGTGGACTTGAGATTTCCACCGAGCATCCGCCCTATCCTGACAAGCGCTCAATGGTCTACACCTACAAGTTTCCCGAACAGGACTTCAAACTGAAAGTTGGCGAGCAGTGCAAGATCGCTGCAAACCTCGCTCTCGCAGGAACTATCATCGACATTGATCCCGATAAGCGTCTGGTCAAACTCAAGCGTGTCGATGCCGGCAAAGAGCCGTTGCCGACCCGCTTCGATCTCGTACCCGGGAGTCCGATTAGCACAGATCCGCTGCGTTTAGCTTTATGGCGGTTCGTCACAGATTATATTGACGCCAAGCCCGCCGGACAACGGCCGTATCCCGCCCTTCTCGACTTGCTCCAGCGTCGCGTTCCGAATATCACCGGCATTTCACACGGTACGCCGCTGTATGATCCACCATCGCTCAAACCCGAAGTCTGCACTTCACTCGCCAAACGCATGTCCGATACCTACCTCTTCATTCAGGGTCCTCCCGGTACCGGCAAGACCTATACTGCCTCTCGCATGATTGTCGAACTGATGAAGTCGGGTAAGAAGATCGGTGTCACTGCCAACAGTCACAAAGCTATCCACAACTTGCTTGAGAAGATTGAAAAGCATGCCCTCGAAATCGGTTTCAATTTTTCCGGCTACAAGAAGTCCTCTCGCGGCGATGACGACACCGCCTTCAACGGGCATTTCATCGAGTCAGTCCCTGCAAACGAAGATGTTATCGCAAATCTTCCCGGCTGTAGCCTTATCGCCGGAACCAGTTGGCTCTTCGCCAATCCAGGGCTGATTCAGCAACTCGATTATCTCTTCATCGACGAAGCTGGCCAATTGTCATTGGCGCACATCATTTCCGCTGGAATCTCGGCGCGCAACCTCGTTCTCATCGGCGACCAAATGCAATTAGCACAACCGACGCAGGGAGTTCATCCCGGCGAGTCCGGCAAATCTGTATTGGATTACTTGTTGCAGGGAAACCACACAATCCCTATCGAGTCCGGCGTTCTCCTCGATACCACCTATCGTATGCACCCCAGGGTTTGCAGCTTCATCTCAGACGCAATTTACGATGGTCGTATCAAATCGCATCCCAAGTTGGACCAGCATCGTATCCAACCATCAGCAACTGAAAAGATGACCCTGCCCGACGCCGGAATTCTCTGCGACTTCGTCGTCCACATCGGCAATGGCCAGCGCTCCGCTGAAGAAGCCGCCCGCATTCGCGATTACTATAGCCGACTACTCAAGCTCGAGTTTCGTGATAGCGACAGCACAATCAAGAAGCTGACCGAAGACAACATTCTCGTCGTTTCGCCATACAACATGCAGGTGAATCTACTCAAACAGCAGCTTGGCCCTCTTGCGCGAGTCGGCACCGTGGACAAGTTCCAGGGTCAGGAGGCCGAAGTCGTCCTAATCTCAATGTCTACCTCAAGCCCGGAGGAAATCCCGCGCGGTCTCAACTTCCTCTACAGCCAGAATCGTCTCAACGTTTCGCTCTCGCGAGCCAAAACACTGGCTATTCTTGTGCTGAGCCCGGAACTGCTAAGCGTCCGCTGCAGCACCATTGATCAAATGCGTTTGGTCAATACACTTTGTTGGGTTAAGTCGTACAGTGAATCGCTAAATGGGAAGACTGATAGGCTTGACTAA
- a CDS encoding sigma-54-dependent Fis family transcriptional regulator, with product MNSQLRDVLSQATILLVDDDPTMLSSLAAVFGDQYQTALAASGQEAIDAATSDKAIACVVMDIKMPGMDGITAAREIRRTNPDLPVIFFTGFAGQYSENDIDRSEKPFDFVTKGQSLTTLSRSIRNAIESFYLKTNNKLLTLYGETNYGIIGGSFAMQKVSALIRQAAQSNTRVMILGETGTGKELVARAIHAHSSRNNKQLAILNCNHKSPDLVESELFGHIKGAFTSAIADRTGLFEFADGGTVFLDEIGDLDITTQGKLLRVLETGEYLPVGSTSTRKTDTRLLCATHRDLEQMIKDGKFREDLYYRLKGVVITIPPLRSRKEDIPLLVERLFEKLTLASGAPMKIFDPSAIKALLEFDWPGNVRQLLNIIESAVVLTPSDLIIADDIYSLLNSSPVDGNNSRQRLSERLRDMERTLIIEALSETNYNVGAAAGLLGIDSSNLHKKIKSYAINIATQR from the coding sequence ATGAATAGTCAACTTCGCGACGTCCTTTCCCAAGCCACCATTCTCCTTGTCGATGACGACCCCACAATGCTCTCTTCTCTGGCTGCCGTGTTTGGCGACCAGTACCAAACCGCGCTTGCAGCATCGGGCCAAGAAGCAATCGATGCCGCAACTTCCGATAAAGCGATTGCTTGTGTGGTTATGGATATCAAGATGCCCGGCATGGACGGCATCACAGCGGCGCGCGAAATCAGGCGCACCAACCCTGATCTGCCGGTGATCTTCTTCACAGGTTTTGCAGGTCAGTATTCAGAAAACGATATCGACCGCTCAGAGAAACCGTTCGACTTCGTCACGAAGGGACAATCGCTTACAACCTTGTCGCGTTCTATCCGCAACGCCATTGAGTCATTCTATCTCAAGACTAACAACAAATTACTCACGCTCTATGGCGAAACCAACTACGGCATCATTGGCGGCTCATTTGCCATGCAAAAAGTCAGCGCCCTGATCCGTCAGGCGGCACAGAGCAACACGCGTGTGATGATTCTCGGCGAGACTGGTACCGGCAAGGAATTGGTTGCGCGGGCGATTCACGCCCATTCGAGTCGCAACAACAAGCAACTCGCTATTCTCAACTGCAATCATAAGTCGCCTGACTTGGTCGAATCAGAATTATTCGGTCATATCAAAGGTGCCTTTACAAGTGCAATTGCCGACCGCACCGGCCTGTTCGAGTTTGCCGACGGCGGCACGGTATTTCTTGATGAAATCGGCGACCTCGACATCACAACGCAGGGCAAACTGCTCCGAGTGCTCGAAACCGGCGAGTACCTACCGGTCGGCTCGACCTCAACCCGCAAGACCGACACGAGATTGCTGTGTGCAACTCACCGTGATCTCGAGCAAATGATCAAAGACGGCAAATTTCGCGAGGACCTGTATTATCGCCTCAAAGGTGTCGTTATTACAATACCTCCGCTGCGCTCGCGCAAAGAGGACATTCCCCTATTGGTGGAAAGGCTATTTGAAAAACTCACCTTGGCTTCGGGTGCGCCAATGAAAATCTTCGACCCGTCCGCCATCAAAGCCCTCCTCGAGTTCGATTGGCCCGGTAACGTCCGCCAACTTCTTAATATCATCGAGTCGGCAGTTGTGCTTACGCCTTCAGATTTGATTATTGCCGATGACATTTACAGCCTTCTCAACTCATCCCCAGTCGATGGTAACAACAGCCGCCAGCGTCTTTCTGAAAGACTGCGAGATATGGAACGAACTCTCATCATCGAAGCGCTTTCCGAGACAAACTACAATGTCGGCGCCGCGGCAGGTCTTTTGGGCATCGACAGCTCAAATCTCCACAAGAAGATAAAATCCTACGCCATCAACATCGCTACTCAACGCTAA
- a CDS encoding HAMP domain-containing histidine kinase, with protein sequence MKKTLLLTVDTPGFPPSSSCSPTLHLVSDYDFDGMHEMIVYFDAGAKRLPRELFSIKLETMELQWSLPMASEMHPGCLFDCRDSLRPAIILATSPSGQGMEDSEFSDFYSYLVKIDRNGKILLKRVVAAYPYHTYFQRWSIPGEFLLLHNIKSDESETNTEYVTNQNYLSVIDIDGALLQSTPIGDYVAGVWQMPYREISAANYLLLQDDIIRVYDDSLRLIAISNQLDKVRAPNNYLGHFKLPNRADEVFVFCNGVYSRDMEKLLAFPFGIEYYDFTAFDSNGTASEFLISSINGYAIGKIEYRSIWERLSILYVDYQKYILVAVTALLVTLVLTNFYRSRTKRNLLMITQQKQEIERSHHEITEKNHALEKAYRDLESATEEIALQRARQAAAEQYRTASGQFRHEINNALGAVKIFVSNVVHGTAGGGHRIQFEKRHSELSQSLDHLFRDVTNIDPAMRSSILAQLVELDAIDKKLMKSMDEVVLRGVERGLGLAERLRKYERIDHDDTWQPVSLAAVIDEIAFPSQQQRSEAGIAFSNSVTADSIVTGSYELFAILFRNLLDNSIDALIAKVEGSRKIEVSTFAADDKSISINWTDTGVGISAENCPKIFEPFYTEKPTTGSGLGLSMVRTIVEKYNGSISVESTPGQYTTFSLVFRRS encoded by the coding sequence TTGAAAAAGACCCTTTTGCTAACAGTTGACACTCCCGGATTTCCACCCAGCTCTTCATGCTCACCAACCCTTCACTTAGTTTCGGACTATGACTTCGATGGAATGCACGAAATGATTGTCTACTTTGATGCAGGAGCCAAGCGTCTGCCGCGCGAGCTCTTCTCTATCAAACTGGAAACAATGGAATTGCAGTGGTCGCTACCGATGGCTTCCGAGATGCATCCAGGTTGTCTGTTCGACTGTCGCGATTCGCTCCGACCAGCAATCATACTTGCAACCAGCCCATCTGGTCAGGGAATGGAAGATTCTGAGTTCAGCGACTTCTACAGCTACTTGGTCAAAATCGACCGAAATGGCAAGATCTTGCTGAAGCGAGTCGTAGCTGCCTATCCGTATCACACCTATTTTCAACGATGGTCCATTCCCGGAGAGTTTCTTCTATTGCACAACATCAAGTCTGATGAATCTGAGACGAATACCGAGTACGTCACTAATCAAAACTATCTCTCCGTCATCGACATTGATGGTGCTTTGCTGCAGTCGACACCGATTGGAGACTACGTTGCAGGTGTGTGGCAAATGCCGTACCGCGAGATTTCAGCCGCCAACTATCTGCTTCTCCAGGACGACATCATCAGAGTATATGATGACTCGCTTCGACTCATCGCCATTTCCAATCAATTGGACAAAGTACGTGCACCAAACAACTACTTGGGTCACTTCAAACTGCCTAATCGTGCGGACGAGGTATTTGTCTTTTGCAATGGCGTTTATTCACGCGACATGGAGAAGCTCCTGGCGTTCCCGTTTGGCATAGAGTACTACGATTTCACTGCATTCGACAGTAACGGTACCGCGAGCGAATTCTTGATAAGCAGTATCAATGGCTATGCGATTGGAAAGATCGAATACCGAAGTATCTGGGAGCGCCTGTCAATCCTTTACGTCGACTACCAGAAATACATTCTCGTCGCCGTAACTGCCCTGCTCGTAACTTTGGTGCTCACCAACTTCTATCGTAGCCGCACCAAACGCAACCTGCTGATGATAACCCAACAGAAACAGGAAATCGAACGCTCGCATCACGAGATCACCGAAAAGAATCACGCACTCGAAAAAGCTTATCGCGACCTCGAAAGCGCCACCGAAGAAATTGCTCTTCAGCGCGCTCGACAGGCAGCCGCTGAGCAATACCGAACGGCCTCAGGGCAGTTCAGGCACGAAATCAATAACGCACTCGGTGCAGTTAAGATTTTCGTATCCAATGTCGTTCACGGCACAGCCGGCGGCGGACACCGCATCCAATTCGAAAAACGCCATTCGGAGTTGTCCCAGTCTCTTGATCATTTGTTTCGCGATGTGACCAACATCGACCCGGCGATGCGCTCGAGCATACTGGCGCAATTGGTCGAACTCGATGCCATAGACAAGAAGCTGATGAAAAGCATGGACGAAGTCGTTCTACGAGGCGTCGAACGGGGATTGGGACTGGCCGAACGTCTGCGCAAGTATGAACGCATCGATCACGACGACACGTGGCAACCAGTATCTTTGGCAGCCGTCATCGACGAAATCGCTTTTCCATCCCAACAACAACGCTCCGAAGCCGGGATCGCATTTTCCAACTCAGTAACCGCCGATTCAATCGTCACCGGAAGCTACGAGCTGTTCGCAATTCTTTTCCGCAATCTGCTCGACAATTCCATCGACGCGCTGATCGCAAAAGTCGAAGGCAGCCGCAAGATCGAAGTCAGCACTTTCGCAGCCGACGATAAGTCGATCTCTATCAACTGGACAGACACCGGCGTCGGCATCTCAGCCGAGAATTGTCCGAAGATATTCGAACCATTCTATACTGAGAAACCAACTACCGGAAGCGGACTCGGATTGTCAATGGTCAGGACCATTGTCGAGAAATACAACGGCAGCATCAGCGTCGAAAGTACGCCCGGTCAATACACAACTTTCTCACTTGTCTTTCGGAGAAGTTAA
- the bshB1 gene encoding bacillithiol biosynthesis deacetylase BshB1 — MTTKVDVLAIAAHRDDVEITSGGLIAKFVDFGYSVGILDLTEGEMGSRGDSATRLAESTEAAKILGVKERANLGLPDAYLENSLAARAVLAQKIRDFAPQLIIIPHWQQRHPDHRVCSQLSFDACHYAGLKKAKLTGEPHRPRKILYSTYYEPTVPSFAVDVSAQYERKLAAIRCYNSQFREGDKTNKVFSPGADLFDFVRANDGALGSQIRVQFAEAYVLKEIVAIDDPMKLGGLSI; from the coding sequence ATGACGACTAAAGTCGATGTATTGGCGATCGCGGCTCATCGCGACGATGTGGAGATAACGTCCGGCGGACTGATCGCAAAGTTTGTGGATTTCGGCTACAGCGTTGGGATTCTCGATTTGACGGAAGGGGAAATGGGTTCTCGAGGAGATTCGGCGACGCGATTGGCGGAGTCGACGGAAGCGGCAAAGATACTCGGTGTCAAGGAGCGTGCGAATTTGGGACTGCCGGATGCGTATCTTGAAAATTCACTGGCAGCAAGAGCAGTATTGGCGCAGAAGATTCGCGATTTTGCGCCGCAGTTAATAATCATTCCACATTGGCAGCAACGGCATCCGGATCATCGTGTTTGTTCGCAGTTGAGTTTTGATGCGTGCCATTATGCGGGATTGAAAAAGGCAAAGTTGACCGGAGAGCCGCATCGACCGAGAAAAATTCTGTATTCTACGTATTACGAGCCAACAGTTCCGAGTTTCGCGGTTGATGTGTCCGCGCAATACGAGCGTAAGCTTGCCGCGATCCGGTGTTATAACTCGCAGTTCCGCGAAGGGGACAAGACAAACAAGGTATTTTCGCCCGGCGCCGATCTGTTTGATTTCGTTCGAGCCAATGATGGAGCGCTGGGAAGTCAAATACGAGTGCAGTTTGCCGAAGCATACGTCTTGAAAGAGATTGTTGCGATAGATGACCCGATGAAATTGGGCGGTTTGTCGATTTAG